In Candidatus Poribacteria bacterium, the genomic window CGGAACACAATCAAAACTTACAGCAAGAAGGAGAAACACAATGAACAGATTCACCCTTACAGCCCTTTTAATAGTTTGCTGCCTCTTCACGGTAGGGTACGCCCTGACTAACGGTGTGGCAAAAGCAGAGACCATCCGCGGCAAAATAGCAATGGACCTACCAGATGCCTCTGCCCCTAAAATGGTAATTAATCTGGATAAAACATTCTTCAACCTACTTATCAATTTCGGCGTTGCGAGCATTCCAAAATCTGATGGAGATCCACCCACCAACATGACAGCATATACGGAGTATGCCGACATGCTAAAAGGTGCGGCTGTCCGGGCTTACGATAAAGAGACGGAAGATCTCAACCAGATAGTAGACCGCTATCAAGGTATACTTGCAGACGAAAAGTGGGAACATATTGTCAAAGTCACGGACAAATTTAATCTCAGTCTACTCTATGCGGAAGAACCGGGGATACTGCACGGTATTTTTGTCACGATTATCGACGACGAGAGTTGGAGTTTTGTGAATATCTACGGGGAGATCAACTTTCAGAAACTCGGTGCTCTATTTGGACGCGTTATGGCATCGAGTTCGGAAGAGGGGATGTCAAAGACGATTCGTGATTTGGTAAACTCTATCAACCCGGAAGGATCAGACGAAGCACCGAAATTAGAAACAGAAACAAATGACCCCTCAAATAAGGAGGAGAACCAATGAAACTGCAAAAGTACGGTGCCCTGCTGTTCATACTATCGTTTTTAGTTTTATCGCTGATACCGATGCAGTCAGCAGTTGCACAACAGGAAACACCTGACGAAACCAAGAGAAAAGGACTTATCATCTTTGATTCTTCAGACTCACTTGAAGCAAAAGTTGAGGTTAACCTAACGGCAAAACTTATCAACTTGGTTACGAAATCAGTGAGCAATACGCCAGAAGTTGCGGAGTTAATTCAGATGCTGGACGGCATTTATGTACGCACTTATGATAGGCTCACGATCGACGAAGAGGGATTTATTAGCTACTTTCAGCAGCGGCTCAAGGAAGATAATTGGGAAGTCCTTGTGAAAATTAAGGACGAGAATGAGGTCGTAGAAATTAGCCTGCTGTTTGACGAAGATGTAGTCTACGGGATTTTTGCGATTGTGATGCCTGAAACGTCTGGAGAAGTCACTTTTGTCAATATCGTTGGGGAAATCGCGCCAGAACGGATTGAGGACCTGCTCAGCAATCTGAGCAATTTTGGTGCGACGGATATCAACGTTGGCGATGCGCTGAAGGCGCAGCCGAAATCAATTGCAGATACCGTCCAGAAAGAGTTACTCGCTGTAAAAGTCGAAAATGCGCCAATTATTGATGGAGCCCTTGACGATGCGTGTTGGAAAATCGCCCACGCAGCGAGTAATTTCACGCATGAGCGTAGTGGAAATCCGGTCGAGGATGATACAACAGTCAAACTGATTTACACAGACGAAGCGATCTACGTCGCATGGCATCTCTATGATAGCGAACCGGATAAGATCATTGCTCTGCAAACTCAAGACCATGTCCGGTTTAAAACGACGGAGGATTGGGTCTCTTTCAGCATTGATCCTTTCCACACACACCGATTTTCTAATCGTACCTACTTCATGGCAAACCCGTCTGGCAAAAAATTCGTCCACTCTCCCAAACAGGACGCAAACAAAACCGAATGGATGGAGCAGTGGAACGTCGCCGCTAACATCAATGCGACTGGCTGGGTTGTGGAGATGGAAATTCCGTGGAAAATGTTGGATTACCCAGATACAACCGAACCG contains:
- a CDS encoding DUF4252 domain-containing protein encodes the protein MNRFTLTALLIVCCLFTVGYALTNGVAKAETIRGKIAMDLPDASAPKMVINLDKTFFNLLINFGVASIPKSDGDPPTNMTAYTEYADMLKGAAVRAYDKETEDLNQIVDRYQGILADEKWEHIVKVTDKFNLSLLYAEEPGILHGIFVTIIDDESWSFVNIYGEINFQKLGALFGRVMASSSEEGMSKTIRDLVNSINPEGSDEAPKLETETNDPSNKEENQ